The Salvia miltiorrhiza cultivar Shanhuang (shh) chromosome 2, IMPLAD_Smil_shh, whole genome shotgun sequence DNA window ATTTtatcactacatgggcggagatgaaaaggctattcctggagcactttttccctcccaccaagacgaaCGCGCTAAAGAAGGAGATCAGTGGTGCAAAGCAGGAGTATGATGAATCGTTAAACTCCTACTGGACCAGATTTAGGAGATTGGTGGATAGTTGCCCAAACCACAAGTTTTCTGAGGGTGacttcactacaagaaaaatgctaatagacaacatgcgaaGCGTGTCATCTATTTGAAAATCGCATGTCATCTATGTGGGTGTAGTCTATTGAGggcgctaatagacaacatgcgcatgCACGTCGTCTatcagctaatagacaacatgcgcatgcgcatcgtctattagctaatagacaacatgcgcatgcacgtcgtctattagctaatagacGACGTGCATGCGTCCGTCGTCTATTcgttgaattttttaattttttattttaattttgcaattatacttaaatttcttattttttaaataaatattttatgaaatctaaaaattcataataaataatttaaaatataaacacaaataataaaaaggtcattcattaatttcaaagttaattaTCATCCTACATTGAAAAAGTATCCATCATACAAACATCCTACATCAAACATCCTACATCCTACTACTCTTGGATCTTCAGGATATCCCGACGCCGTATTAGCCTCCGACCACGCTGCAATAATGTCCACTCCGGGTGCACTAACATCAGGCTACGTAACATGCATTTTCAAGAAAAAGACTTCATTTTCAAGAAATGGAATAACGACTAGAATTAGTAAATTATATATGTCACCTTGAGGATGTCCATGGTAATGGGATTGGGACCCCTTGAAGAAAAGGAGACAACAAAGGGAGCCATTGTTTCATTGACTTCATCACTCCTCAAAATGGTAGCTGTTGGATTCCTGCATGCATGCCCAAAACAATGAGTGAAAAAATCAACCAATCTTGAGAATTAAACAAGAATGGATATACCAAAAAAGCACCTAGTTCTATTGATATAATCATAAACTTGAGCACCATCAAGTGATCCCAAGTAAGAGGCCGGGAGGGGAAAAGAGAGAGCCACATCTCTTAACCGATCCTCGTACAGTATAGCTCCGGCTGCGCCAACGGCTGCCTCAGCCGCCTCAACACACTGTGCAGCAGCCACTAGTGTTGCAGCCGAGGCCACCGCCATGTCAGTCTTGGTCATCTGCTCATCCTTTCTAGCTCCAGACGACACGGCTGTGGCAGCCGCGATGGCAGCAACTGCAGCTGCTACACCAGCAACAGAAATGGCAGCATGAAGCTGTGCATTCTGCGCCCTCACctcctctttcttcttctccttcctaTCCTTCAACCACCTCCCCACCGTCTTCCTTCCGCCTGCAGAGGTTCCAACCACGAAGCTGCTCTTGATCTGGTTGCTACTTCTAACATGATCATTGATCAACTGCATAAACAAACCAATCTCAACATCTAATTCACTAAACACTATACCTCATTTTGATGTGGAATTAAAGCTAAAAACTTGATTCCATTAATGAGATTAGCTCAAAAAGAGCCCACAAATAAACTGGACCAGTTGTCATTATGTAGTGTGAAGGTTTGTTTGTTAAGGAATCAACATGAACCACAACTTAAGAGAGAAAACTTCTATCACATGTCTTCTGCTTTACTTCTTCCCTTCACCATTAATCTTCACTAATGCAGAAACAGAGAAGAGCACCAATCTAAACGATAAACGAGCACCAATCTAAACGATAAACGACGGCGTACCGGAAAGGGTAGAGACCGTCTTCAAAGCCCTCCTCTGTTGATCTTTGTCATTTTGCAAAGCcaaattcaacacaaatttctGCGGATGAATTCGCGTAATGCAGAACAAAATCACTTAAAATAAGGATCAATTGTCAGACTCGAGCAATAATTTAATCAATAACAACGCCAATGATTCTATAATATTACGGAATACACGAAATCTCCATCAATAACTAGAAGAAATTCATGAACTCAGACTCAAAGCAACAATCATAAGCCTTCCAGATCcagaaaaaagtgaaaatataagtaaatacaCGGCGCAGCGAGGAGCAGCAATACACGGCGCAGCGAGGAGAGGAGCAGCAGCGCGGCGaggcgacggcgacggcgaggcCAGGCGCAGCAGTGGATCGACGGTGGGGAGGCGGGACGAGTTGCTGGACGGCGGTGAGTGGAGCGTTGGAAACGAAATTCCCAGATCTGATACCAAAAggcagaaagagagagagagatagcgaGAGgcagagagagatcgagagcaAAGGAGATCGAGTGTgagagatggagagagagataggGGGTTTACCTGAGATGGAGGAGTGGCGATGCGAGGAGCACGGCGGCGGCGCGGCAGAACTCGTCGGAGAACAGGATTGAACAAGATTTAAAAATCCTAGGTAGTTACTAATTTAAATTaagggaaagaaaaaagaaagaaaggaggAGGGGAGAGAGACGCCAGcctcgccgcgccggaggcGACGAGAACCGGCGACGTTCGCCGGAGAAATTTGGGAGAAGGAAACGgcagagagggagggagagagaacaTATTGCGTGAGGGAGAAAATTTGGATTTTGAGTAAATCTGAATTTTGATAGAGACGACGCAATTTTAGATGTTGTCTAATATGATAATAGACGACGTGCAATAGAGTCTTGTCGTCTATTGTTGGCGGTCATAGACGACATGCCCGAAACACGTCGTCTATTATAGAATAGACGACGTGTTTCGGGCACGTCGTCTATGACCGCCAACAATAGACGACAAGACTCTATTGCACGTCGTCTATTATCATATTAGACGACATGCTTGGCTGTGTGTTGTCTATTCCCTTGCTCATAGACAACGCGAATTTAAAATGCGTCATCTATCACCTTATTACACAACATGCTTTGTTGAATGTCGTCTATTTCATGTAGTCTATGATCTAAATTCTTGTAGTGCTTGTTGCAGTATTTCTACCAAGGGATGACCGTTGACACTAAGAATTTGGTGAACTCAGCAAGTGGAGGGGGATTTTCCCAAAACACGGTGAGTGAAGCCAAAAGattaattcaacacttggtggaagctacgagggaatatgaggagccgcgcatccaactgctcaagaaagctgctcaagctAGTTCATCAGATTTTCAGGAGAAGTTCGAAGCAAGGATGGGGAAATTGGAGAGAATGTTGAGTACTGTGGTGGAGAAGGTTGCAACAGCTGGACAACCGACAGAAAAGTCATGTGGAGCATGCGGTAATTCAGGCCACACGAGTTTGCAATGCACAGGGGATGAGGAAGAGTATCAAGCCCATGCAAATTCTTCCCACAATTTTTACAGTTGTGACGCGCCACTGCCCCATTTGCCCAAACAGGACCAGTACGCGAACAATCACAATGCTccatggagaaaccatcccAATTTCCGATGGAGAGATCCCGAGCCGAAGCAGCCACCAGCGATGCAGCAACCACAGCAGCAAAACTACcgtcctccacatcaaaggacggggtatcaagctccacaagctcagcaacatcctcccgagaagcaaggcaagtcacttgaggagatgatgaCAGATTTGATAGGCAACCAGcaatttctgcaaaataatgtgcaacagcttcaacaatctcaagccgagcagaaggtgcaGATTGACGGGTTGGCTCGTCAAGTGTCTCAACTCGCAACTtccgtgaatcaactcaagggccATCAAAGCAAATTGCCATCGCAAGTCCAAGTAAATCCTCAGGAAAGTGTGAACTTGATCACCTTGAGAAGTGGCAAAGAATTGGATGAACCACCAATCAAGAAAGTGGAAAAAGCTCGAGAAGGCGAATCTGGCGAGAGcaactgtttgcccaaacagaacgaTTCTGAAGAACTAGTGCTCACTGGAGGTCAATCTGGAAATACGTctcgtttgcccaaacaggacgGTGAGTCCGAAGCTGTGCAGAAAGGAAGGGAGGCAGAATGAGAAAGTGTTGAAGATGATTCGACCAAGGAGGAACCAATACTGAGCCTCCGCGATCCTAAGTTTGTGCCACCAGTACCTTTCCCAAGAAGGTTAGCAAGGAAGAAACCTGAGGAAGAGATCAATGACTTCATGAAGATATTTGGAAAGTTGGAGATTAATCTTCCTTTCCTCCAAGCACTCAAACTCCCTCATCTGAGCAAGTTTTTGAAGGACTTCATCGATGGAaagtctaagaaatctggaaagattgtgatgggcgagaacgtgtcaGCGGTGATACGAAAAAAGTTGCCgcccaaatgcaaggatccaggtatgttttctctgCCATGTTTCATCGGTGATACTACgattgagcatgctatgtgtgatctaggagcttctattaatgtcatgccCTTAGCTGTTTATAATAACCTAATTGGTGTGAAGTTGGTGGCTACTAAGGTGGTGATTCAGTTGGCTGATGGGTCACGTGTTCATCCTGAGGGTCTTCTAGAGAATGTTCTTGTAAAGGTGcatgattttgtttatcctgctgactTTTATGTGGTGAAAATAAGTGGTATGCAGTCGAAAGAGTCATCCGGTGTTCTGTTAGgtcgtcctttcttaaggaccactagggcaGTCATTGATGTTTGTAGTGGTACcatttgtttg harbors:
- the LOC131010577 gene encoding subtilisin-like protease SBT4.3 isoform X1, which codes for MTKTDMAVASAATLVAAAQCVEAAEAAVGAAGAILYEDRLRDVALSFPLPASYLGSLDGAQVYDYINRTRNPTATILRSDEVNETMAPFVVSFSSRGPNPITMDILKPDVSAPGVDIIAAWSEANTASGYPEDPRVVGCRMFDVGCLYDGYFFNVG
- the LOC131010577 gene encoding subtilisin-like protease SBT4.14 isoform X2 — translated: MTKTDMAVASAATLVAAAQCVEAAEAAVGAAGAILYEDRLRDVALSFPLPASYLGSLDGAQVYDYINRTRNPTATILRSDEVNETMAPFVVSFSSRGPNPITMDILKRGRRLIRRRDILKIQE